The following are encoded in a window of Candidatus Neomarinimicrobiota bacterium genomic DNA:
- a CDS encoding DUF2279 domain-containing protein encodes QIKYNPDPKAHYFAIGLQGAIILGGVYFWNYSDRWTGEFAIENEGMFRKDSYNGGADKLGHLYTWALLTRALTHNYERHGFSRKSAAFWGFTIPAVNGVFIELLDGYTDYNASTEDILFNLMGSGLGGFLYLHPKLDEMIHLDWSYLPSSDFKKNVKRDFTTDYAGSVFTLEVNANGLRQMIGVERPLPTDYLQVGLSYYSRGYSGESGTNKQRFMGVTLGINFQQFFRKGSAARTFVKYYKLPYSYGGYFKELNTNKMYMIFGEQAHDY; translated from the coding sequence ACCAAATTAAATATAATCCCGATCCGAAGGCCCATTACTTTGCAATTGGTCTTCAAGGCGCCATTATACTGGGCGGTGTTTATTTCTGGAATTATTCTGATCGATGGACTGGAGAATTTGCAATCGAAAATGAAGGCATGTTTCGCAAGGATTCTTATAATGGTGGTGCTGATAAATTAGGCCATTTATATACTTGGGCATTGCTGACTCGCGCCCTGACTCATAATTATGAACGCCATGGCTTCTCCAGAAAATCGGCCGCATTTTGGGGATTTACAATCCCCGCTGTTAATGGTGTTTTTATTGAATTATTGGATGGGTATACAGATTATAATGCATCCACTGAAGATATATTATTCAATTTGATGGGTAGCGGATTGGGCGGATTTTTGTATTTACACCCCAAATTAGATGAAATGATTCATTTGGATTGGTCATATTTACCATCCAGCGATTTTAAGAAGAATGTTAAACGCGATTTTACAACCGATTATGCCGGTTCTGTTTTTACCTTAGAAGTGAATGCCAATGGGTTGCGGCAAATGATTGGAGTGGAGAGGCCATTGCCAACGGATTATTTACAAGTGGGGTTGAGTTATTATTCTCGGGGATACAGTGGCGAATCGGGAACCAATAAACAACGATTTATGGGTGTAACCTTAGGAATCAATTTCCAACAATTTTTTCGAAAGGGCAGTGCCGCGCGGACATTTGTTAAATATTATAAACTGCCTTATAGCTATGGTGGGTATTTTAAAGAATTAAATACAAATAAGATGTATATGATTTTTGGGGAGCAGGCTCATGATTACTAA
- the queC gene encoding 7-cyano-7-deazaguanine synthase QueC, which yields MKKAVILLSGGLDSATCLAMAKQNSFAPYALSFRYGQRHEFELNSARAVAQAHGVKDHVISNIDLRAFGGSALTDEIDVPKNRDESAISNEIPVTYVPARNTIFLSFSLAYAEVIGANDIFIGVNALDYSGYPDCRPEYIKSFQNMANLATKSGVEGNGSLTIHTPLINLTKAMIIQMGIELGVDYSLTHSCYDPMDNGTSCGHCDACQLRLKGFEEAGLTDPLIYSS from the coding sequence ATGAAAAAAGCAGTCATATTATTATCAGGTGGATTGGATTCTGCCACATGCTTAGCCATGGCAAAGCAAAATAGTTTTGCCCCTTATGCCCTTTCGTTTCGTTATGGCCAGCGCCATGAATTTGAATTGAATTCTGCCCGGGCAGTTGCCCAAGCACACGGAGTGAAAGATCATGTTATATCCAATATTGACCTTCGGGCTTTTGGCGGATCAGCTCTAACTGATGAAATTGACGTACCAAAAAACAGGGATGAATCTGCTATATCAAATGAAATTCCTGTAACCTATGTGCCGGCACGAAATACTATTTTTCTTTCTTTCTCGTTAGCCTATGCAGAGGTCATTGGTGCGAATGATATTTTTATTGGTGTTAATGCTCTGGATTACAGTGGTTATCCAGACTGCCGCCCGGAATATATTAAATCATTCCAAAATATGGCAAACCTAGCTACCAAATCCGGTGTTGAAGGGAATGGATCCTTAACTATTCATACACCATTAATTAATTTGACCAAGGCTATGATAATTCAGATGGGTATAGAATTAGGGGTTGATTACAGCCTTACCCATTCTTGTTATGATCCGATGGATAATGGCACCTCATGCGGTCATTGTGATGCCTGCCAACTTAGGCTTAAAGGATTTGAAGAAGCGGGACTTACTGATCCCCTAATTTATTCAAGTTAA
- the queF gene encoding NADPH-dependent 7-cyano-7-deazaguanine reductase QueF, translating into MAKPEGKYFEFDGEDQINSGFLETFPFDSPNQYIKTETDEFSAVCPFSGLPDLAYVKIEYYPTGNKCIELKSLKYYFVSYRNVGIFQEGATKRIFEDLRTILDTNKIRITTIYNTRGGFDTTCIEGSID; encoded by the coding sequence ATGGCTAAACCAGAAGGAAAATATTTTGAATTTGACGGAGAAGATCAGATTAACTCTGGCTTTCTCGAAACATTCCCATTCGACAGCCCAAACCAATACATCAAAACTGAAACAGATGAATTCAGCGCTGTCTGTCCTTTCAGCGGTCTCCCGGATTTAGCTTATGTCAAAATTGAATATTATCCCACGGGTAATAAATGCATCGAATTGAAATCACTTAAATATTATTTTGTGAGTTATCGCAATGTAGGCATTTTTCAGGAGGGTGCGACCAAACGAATTTTTGAAGACCTGAGGACTATTTTGGACACAAATAAAATCCGAATAACGACTATTTACAATACTCGCGGTGGCTTTGATACCACATGTATTGAGGGGTCAATAGATTAG
- the queD gene encoding 6-carboxytetrahydropterin synthase QueD, translated as MEIYKDITFEAAHLLPNVPEDHKCRRLHGHSFKVRITLDGPVDSSIGWVEDFSKVKNAFDPLYEQLDHHYLNEIEGLENPTSENLVQWIWNRLKPNLAYLTAVEVKETCTTGCIYRGENG; from the coding sequence ATGGAAATTTATAAAGATATCACATTCGAAGCAGCGCACTTGCTGCCCAACGTCCCCGAGGACCATAAATGCCGGCGGCTCCATGGTCATTCCTTTAAAGTGCGAATCACATTGGATGGTCCCGTGGATTCCTCTATCGGTTGGGTGGAAGATTTTTCTAAAGTGAAAAATGCTTTTGATCCCCTTTATGAGCAACTTGATCATCATTATCTTAATGAAATTGAAGGACTTGAAAATCCAACCAGCGAAAATTTGGTCCAATGGATTTGGAATCGATTAAAACCGAATTTGGCCTATCTTACAGCTGTTGAGGTGAAAGAAACTTGTACGACAGGTTGTATTTATCGAGGTGAAAATGGCTAA
- the queE gene encoding 7-carboxy-7-deazaguanine synthase has product MYSVKEVYYTIQGEGYHSGRPAVFLRFAGCNLWTGLEKDRKKAVCNFCDTDFVGTDGVGGGKFDTAKDLAHHAFALWPMESSSKPYVVCTGGEPLLQMDKEFVAAFHKLGFEIAIETNGTILPPEGIDWICVSPKIGSELILKQGNELKLVYPQHNGNPEQFENLDFDHFSLQPMDGPNHEKNTDKTLSYCRQYPHWRVSLQTHKFLGIR; this is encoded by the coding sequence ATGTATTCAGTTAAAGAAGTGTATTACACGATTCAGGGTGAGGGGTATCATTCCGGAAGGCCGGCCGTATTTCTTCGGTTCGCAGGATGCAATCTATGGACTGGCCTTGAAAAAGATCGGAAGAAAGCAGTCTGCAATTTTTGTGATACGGATTTTGTGGGAACCGATGGAGTCGGCGGCGGGAAGTTTGATACGGCAAAAGATTTGGCCCATCACGCTTTTGCATTATGGCCCATGGAATCATCATCAAAACCCTACGTTGTTTGCACTGGTGGTGAACCTTTACTACAAATGGACAAAGAATTTGTGGCCGCATTTCATAAACTCGGATTTGAAATCGCTATCGAGACCAACGGGACGATCCTCCCCCCGGAAGGCATTGACTGGATCTGTGTCAGTCCTAAAATCGGGAGTGAACTCATTTTGAAACAAGGCAACGAACTTAAATTGGTTTATCCACAACACAATGGTAATCCTGAACAATTTGAAAATCTTGATTTTGATCATTTCTCCCTTCAACCTATGGATGGTCCAAATCATGAAAAAAATACCGACAAAACATTATCCTATTGCCGTCAATATCCCCATTGGAGAGTTAGCCTTCAAACACATAAATTTTTGGGTATACGTTAA